tgtatatttataaatataaaaatataattttaaaaaataataaaaaatattaataatttaacttagactaatttaaaaaataaaaattaatatactcTGTTACTATTTAGATTgactttaattaatttatatctcatttatattttaaattttaaattaataactttaTGTTGTTTGTACTCTATATTAAACTTTTACAAATAGAACatcttaaataatataaaaaataaacgGTTTTAAAATAATAGGAGAGATGAGTAGTTTTAACTCGGTGATGGAACGTATTATGTAATTTGAAATTATTCATTTAAAATTAACacattattttctttaaaaccAATACATTTAAATTagtactaaaaaatataaaagctttaaaaattttgttatattaaaaattttatttagtaCCAATGTGCATAcagattaaaaattaaattgttgTAGAAATTAACACACTTGAATTAGTcctcaaaaaaatttatactaaaGAAGAGCGTCAATAACACTCtttttgtgtgtgtttttttggaAATAGAACCTACAATATAACATTTTCTTACAATGAAAGGTAATTGATTTACACACCATAAAGacagagagagaaaaataaaaatgtaatagaattcaataaaagaataaatacataaattttagtATAGTAAAAATTTGTGTGTtgtgttttaaaaatttgtgtTGTATTACGTACAAATTTTTGTGTGTTATACTTTAAAATTTTGGTAGAAACTCAAATGTAATTAACTTCATGTAAAGTTGATAACTGAAAGCTGttacataaaaatttagtcaaataaatcaaataatttaacaatttttaactattaagcAGTTGGCTGCACGTTGGTTTTTacttaaattcaaaatttgtATGCTCTCtaacaaaaatttatattttgcaGAAAATATAGAAATGCTTGTATATATTTCCTGTCTCATTTTCAGAGTGATTTTTATTATAGTTGGGccaatttaattgaatttggTTGTCAAAAAGAATTTTACATGTGATATTAAataaagacaaataaaatagtcaccaaaaaaaataaagacaaataatatagtatcgtattttatttataatgtaAACGAAATATAAACAATCTTAATTTATTtacaaaacaaaatatataaaagaaataaaatttgataaataagttataaattatttatatctataaataaaatatttaaattatttatttaaaaaaatcccaCTTTTTATATGATGCATACTATGTTAAACTAAAAAAtgtagaaaaaaataataaaataacccTAATTTCTGTCAGAACCTCTGAGCTCTCTCACTCGCTCCTCAGTCGTCTCCAACCTCCGTCTCCAGCCACTAGCCGGCACACTCGCAAACTCACCCTCGTCTTTGATTTTACTACTCCCATTCGCTCCTCAGTaatctccctctctctctctgtgtggCCTGCCTGAGTGCCTGCCTCCGCCTTGCTCTTCCGCCGTGCCACTGACCCGCTGCCTGCCAGTGCAGGCCTCTGCGTCGCTCTTCTGCGGCGCCACTGCCTCTGCTTCCCTGCGAGCGAGTCTGCGACCACTGCCTCTGCGTTGCTCCCTCGCTGCTCTGCCTCGTTGCTCCACTGCAATCTGCGACGCTGCTTCTGCCTGAAGCCAGATTTCTCAGACTTTAAGGTTGGCAATTTGTTGCAGATGTTTTTATAccattctttttaattttgtgctTGCTCCTGCAATATGTTCAGCTTGTTGAATGTCGTGTAGCATAGACGAGGATGAGTCATGATAGCCAAAATGAAATTGGGCAGAGAACAAAGTATATAATTTGATCATTGAAACTTAAGAGTTTGGAAATTAGATGAATTGTAGGTTCAAGGGTTCAAGTGATTTTCTGGGAATGAGATGATGATTAAAATTGTTTTGGTAATTGTTTTAGAAATGGAGGCTTGAAGGGATTAATCGCAGACTCGGGAAAGAGAAGTATAGGTATTAAAGAAAACTATATGAGCGATGTATAGGCAAGTAAGCAATTATTCgtgataaattttaaaataaacggATTGAAAAAGATGACAGGTTACCTTGTTCTACACCTTAGAAATTGCATGGTATGGTGCATGTAAGATGACATTTAGAAGATTCTCCATTATTCAGTTCAATTCATTTAAAGAAGGTATTACGATTTACTgatttttaattgttaaaagGAAAATATAAGGCTGAATGTTTGATTGTTTATGTGATTCATTTGCAATTACAATAAACTCAAATTTCACATAATCACATCAACAATCTACTTGTTTTTCATTTCCGATGAAATTTTTGTTTATCCTAATCTCTTCTGGTGAGGATCAATTGCGCCCCTCCCCCATACCTTTAAGTAAAAGTAAACATGTTTATAGAAATATGGTCAACAGATTTATTGCAATGGCAAGAAAAATTACTAACGAGTGTACGACTGGCAAACGGTAGACAGTAAACAGGGGACAACGAGAGACAACCACTACAGCAAGTCTGTAGACAGCCATGAGCTCTGAAACACCAGAGAGCatttgagaaagaaaagaaggtTTCTTTAGTTTCAGATTACTAATAAGATCACACTACAGTACCCAAGCTAGTAGAATCCAATACAATTTAACAATCACAATATGGCATGCTTTTTCTTATCTACATTGCTTGCAACCATTAGTTTCCAATGCAGTTATCAAATGAGTATCTTTGCTAGTAAGTTCAGAATAAATGCAGTTCTAGTTCACAAACATTCAAATTGTTTATAAGAGGGATTATATAACATTTCATAGataaactaaaatttgaaaatgaatgccattaagaaacacaaaaaaacGCGTGCACACAACAATGTCAGTAACAACAGCAATTATAAATCAAGCAGAAGGCAGAACCAGAAGGCACAAGGGAGAACGTGGGGTGTGGAAATTTAGTGCACTGCCGCCTCCCATCAAATGAGAGGACTCCGGCGATGAGCTGTTTCTGGCTACAGACTGGCAGTAATGTTCGTCTCTTATGGGGAGGGGGACAATTGATCCTCAATAGTCAATACAAAAGATTATGGAAAACAAGTAGATTGTTGATGAGATTGtgtgaatttcgaatttattgTATTTGCTATACTTGTAGCTCAAGTTCCATGCAAGTGACCATTTTAGAATTTACCTTTTCATTTATTTACTCATATAAACTTATTAATGATTTTGGTGATTACTATAGGTAAATTGAGAACTTCAGAACACCTGGACGGGACTATAGGTAAATTAATGATGTATTCTTTCTTCAGAACTATAGATGTTCTTTTGTACATTTATGTTAATGGAACCATAATTGGGCACTGGCACTTTTTGCTTCATGTATGCTTAATGGAACCATAATTGGGCTGTTGTATATGTTCTTCCATacattttagttttttaaaatggTTGTTGAATTTCATTATCATTTATGTTACATTTTATCTGCGGTCAATCTCAGTATATTACTAAATTCCTAATCTTGTTTTGATGATCTTAATGGTTATAATTATGCTAATTATTGTTACATAAACAGCAATGGTTGAAGCATACACCTCCAGGAACATGAGGACATTGTATTAGGTAGGCAGGAAAAACTATAGGAATGCTGTCATCTACTGCTTCTGCTCAGCTTCCAAGTTGCTGGTACCTCTTTCCCAGTCATCTTAATGCCCATCATCATGCCCAGCAAAAGAGAAAACTCACCAGTCTAACACTTGCAAATGCAGATAGACAAGTCTACAATTTGTGTCTTTCTCAGGCCCAGAAAAACAATAAAGGGCTAGAAAGCAATTACAGGACTAGATACAATTTCAACTTAATTCAGAATCACAAATACCCATTCTTTCAGCAGCTCTTTCCCTTTGATGACACAAAAGACACCAATAATCAAAATTCACAAACCCGAAAGGAGAGTCAATTTGAAGTAGACAAACATAAAGGATTCAAGGAAAACAACATAGCCAGGTCACTTTTCACAGAAATGTGGTGGGTAGATATAAAAGCAGCAATTGGCCAAAGAATCAACTTGGAGGGCATTTTATGCTCAGCAATGGTGATCGTAAAAAGCCCGAAATTGGCACTGCCTCATATTGCTGTTCCAGATATAAGGTACATTGATTGGGCTGAGCTTCGTAGAAAGGGATTTAAGGGTGTTGTCTTTGACAAAGATAATACTATTACAGCGCCGTACTCTTTGATGCCTTGGCCTCCTCTTGAGTCTTCATTGGAGCGTTGTAA
The genomic region above belongs to Arachis stenosperma cultivar V10309 chromosome 5, arast.V10309.gnm1.PFL2, whole genome shotgun sequence and contains:
- the LOC130979225 gene encoding phosphatidylglycerophosphate phosphatase 1, chloroplastic/mitochondrial translates to MLSSTASAQLPSCWYLFPSHLNAHHHAQQKRKLTSLTLANADRQVYNLCLSQAQKNNKGLESNYRTRYNFNLIQNHKYPFFQQLFPFDDTKDTNNQNSQTRKESQFEVDKHKGFKENNIARSLFTEMWWVDIKAAIGQRINLEGILCSAMVIVKSPKLALPHIAVPDIRYIDWAELRRKGFKGVVFDKDNTITAPYSLMPWPPLESSLERCKLEFGPDIAVFSNSAGLHEYDPDGSKARMLEAAVGIKVIRHKVKKPSGTAEEVEKHFGCESSKLIMVGDRPFTDIVYGNRNGFLTILTEPLSLVDEPFIVKQVRKLETTFVSYWCRRGLEPPVQKLLPNPMSCVKEPRP